The sequence below is a genomic window from Rattus rattus isolate New Zealand chromosome 3, Rrattus_CSIRO_v1, whole genome shotgun sequence.
GCAGGTTACATTATCCCACCAGCACCACCAAGACCCGATTTTGATGCTTCACGGGAAAAACTGCAGAAgcttggagaaggggaagggtcaATGACAAAGGAAGAATTCACAAAGATGAAACAGGAACTGGAAGCTGAGTATCTGGCAATCTTCAAGAAGACAGTTGCGATGCATGAGGTGTTCCTGTGTCGTGTTGCCGCGCATCCCATTTTGAGAAAAGATTTAAATTTCCACGTCTTCTTGGAATATAATCAAGATTTGAGTGTtcgaggaaaaaacaaaaaagaaaaactcgaggatttctttaaaaacatggttAAGTCAGCGGATGGAGTAATTGTTTCAGGAGTAAAGGATGTAGATGACTTCTTTGAACATGAACGAACATTCCTTCTAGAATATCACAACCGAGTTAAGGATGCATCTGCTAAGTCTGACAGAATGACAAGATCTCACAAAAGTGCTGCTGATGATTACAATAGAATTGGGTCTTCACTATATGCTTTAGGAACTCAGGACTCCACAGATATATGCAAGTTTTTCCTCAAAGTTTCAGAACTGTttgataaaacaagaaaaatagaagcTCGGGTGTCTGCTGATGAGGACCTCAAGCTTTCTGACCTACTAAAGTACTACTTGCGGGAGTCTCAAGCAGCTAAGGACCTTCTCTATCAAAGGTCTAGGTCGCTGGTGGACTATGAAAATGCCAATAAAGCACTGGACAAAGCAAGAGCAAAAAACAAAGATGTACTGCAGGCTGAGACCTCCCAACAGCTGTGCTGTCAGAAGTTTGAAAAGATATCCGAATCTGCAAAACAAGAACTGATAGATTTTAAGACAAGAAGAGTTGCTGCATTCAGAAAAAATTTAGTGGAACTTGCAGAACTAGAACTGAAGCATGCAAAGGGTAACCTCCAGCTACTGCAGAACTGCCTTGCGGTTTTAAATGGAGACACATAGGCTTCACTCCACCTTCTGTTGAAAAGGGCTGCCTTCAAATCTGGTTTGTTTTCCTGACGACCTCCGGCATCTAAGCTCACTGGGAACAAAAGAAACAGCGGGCACAGTGCATCAGCTCTTCTGAGAGACCGTGGAGCAGCAGGGCTCACCCTGCCACCTCGCACTCCACCTTCCAAGAAGCCCAAAGTTGAaccctctctttctttaagtAGCCTGTCTCAACTGTGTTTATCTCGTATGTGGCGATTCTGTGCCTCCAGGCCTTATTACCTAGGAATCGCTCGTCCAGTTTTAACATTCTCAGTACATTGTTCACGCAAGATAAAGGTTgcctttctgatttaaaaaaaaaaaaaaaaaaaaaagggcatcagaccccattacagatggttgtgagccaccatgtggttactgggatttgaactcaggacctctggaagagcagtcagtgctcttaaccactgagccatctctccagcccaacactcTTTTAAAGATTCCTTTTTAGTTATGCACATGTAATGTGTGCGTGGTTGCCAAGTGTGTGAACTGCAAACTGTACccacagagaaaagaggagggagtgggtgtcctggagctggaactacaggGGGTTGTGAGAGACCTgatttgggtgctgagaaccaaaccttggaagagcagcaggcacgCTGGGCCCCTCACTCTCCTCTCCGGCCTCTAGCACAGTGTTTCAGACGGGAAATGTCTGTGACCCTATGATCTGAGGGTTTCAGGTTAGTCCccttctccattttgtttgaagAGTGTCTCATTATGCAGCTCAGGTGgggcttgaactcactgtgtggctgaGGCTGTCTTCAGACGAGGCAGTCCTGTCCaggcctctggagtgctgagagcAGGAGGGAACCCCGGAGCCCAAGTCAGATGAGATCGTTTTTAAATATCTCATTACCATTTTAGCAGTAAACATTGAAATACTCAAAAGGTCACATGAAGTCAAGGATTTACTtcaaaatgattaaaaagaagaggaatgtAGGCGAATGAAGACAGGCTTTGAGTTCAGGCTGGATGGGGGCTTCATTGTCACATAATTTTCACTTCTGAATGTTTGAAACTTGTATCTCttggaatatatatttttcattctatgtatttgttacatatatagacacatatgtatatttcaaTAGACTATATTGAAATTTCAAGTATGTATAGATTTCAATTTTAACAGGAAACAGTCATTTACAGTAGGCCCTAGCGGCTGTTTAAAGTAACAGAGGTTTGAAGCCAGACAAATGCAGAGAGAGGACAAGAATACTCAGAGTCAGTTTCCAAAGCCAGAAT
It includes:
- the LOC116896176 gene encoding sorting nexin-6-like, coding for MMEGLDDGPDFLSEEDRGLKSINVDLQSDAALQVDISDALSERDKVKFTVHTKSSLPNFKQNEFSVVRQHEEFIWLHDSFVENEDYAGYIIPPAPPRPDFDASREKLQKLGEGEGSMTKEEFTKMKQELEAEYLAIFKKTVAMHEVFLCRVAAHPILRKDLNFHVFLEYNQDLSVRGKNKKEKLEDFFKNMVKSADGVIVSGVKDVDDFFEHERTFLLEYHNRVKDASAKSDRMTRSHKSAADDYNRIGSSLYALGTQDSTDICKFFLKVSELFDKTRKIEARVSADEDLKLSDLLKYYLRESQAAKDLLYQRSRSLVDYENANKALDKARAKNKDVLQAETSQQLCCQKFEKISESAKQELIDFKTRRVAAFRKNLVELAELELKHAKGNLQLLQNCLAVLNGDT